GCCGGGAATTTTGTTCGGCTATCCAGCGATCGGGCGCCAGACGCTCCGAAAAGGTGGGCGAGGCAATCGTCGGGATCGTCGGCGGCGGCGCCTCGAGGATCCGCTGCACCTCCTCGTGCTTGAGGCGCGCCGCCTCGAGCTCCTGCTCGGCGGCGAGCTTCGCCTTGTATTCCTCCGGGGTGAGGTGCGGCTTCTTGCTGCTCTCTTCCCCCCGCACAATGCAGGCGTCCAGGTGCCGCCGGGCGTGTTCCGCCCAGGAATCCTGGAGCGCGGAATAGGACTTCTGGCGGCCGTGGCGCCTGGCGAGCTCCTGGAGCGCCTTGTTGATGCTGATCTTCTGCTTCGGCCGCGCCTTGGCGCGCCCGTCGGCGCGGACCGGCGAACATAGGATGTCCACGTTGCCCGCGCCGTCTTCATCGGCGTCGTAGCGTACCGCCCACACGCAGTCCTTGCCGAAGGCGGCCTCGGCCCACCGCCGTGCTTCTTCGATCAGCTGCCGTACACGGGGATTGCCCTGCCAGTCGCGGGGATCGCCGGTTTCGGCGAGCCAGCCCGGCGACAGGATCACCAGTAGGTGCATCGCCAGCGCGCCGTTGCCGTCGCTGGTGATGCCGTGCCGGCGCTTGTGCTCCTTGAAGGCGGCGACATAATTCGTGCCGGCCTCGAACCCTTCACCGGCGAGCGACCAGCAATAATTGTCGGCGGCGTCGGCGCCGGGCCGCTGGCTCTCCTTGCCCTTTTTGTCCTGGCGCCGGGCATGGGACTGCGCAGATGTCAGGTCGGCCCAGGTCTTGATATGGGCGCCGGACCCCTTGCGTGTCACGCAACGGACGGCTGCCTTGGGCGGCTCAACAAGGCCGTTTGAAGGTGACATAGCGGATGCGTTCCTGGATGTAGTTAGCACACTAGGGGATTGCCTACGGCCCGCTCCGCTAATCCCCGTGTGCCGGGGCAGCCCCTGGACCCCCTTCCTCGCTGACTTCCACCTCGACAGGAGGTTCCGGCAACAGCGCAAGGTCGAGGCCGAGGAACTTCTCGAGGCGTCGGCGAGTCTGCATGCGCATCCTTCCGCTGGTCTCGACGACACAGATCGTCTGGCGCGACACGCCGATGATTTCACCCAGCTGCCGCTGGGTGAGCTTCAGCCTCCACCGTGCGTTGCGGATCCGGACCCCGCGCGTCCGGTAGACCAGGACGGAGAGTGGCAGATCGATCGGCTCTTCCCGGAGGTAGGACAGCATCAGCGCCTCCCGGCGATGGTGATGAGAAGAATGCGGCCGGCCGCCCGCGTGAGGGCAGCCATGTGCCGGACGGTGACGATGCCGAGGCCAATGACGGCCCCGGCCGGTGGCCCGAAGGCGCGCGCGAGGCCATCGCCTAGGACGAACAGGCAGAACGTGGCCGCCGGCAAAACCATGGCGACGCTCGCGGCGCCGATCAGCCCGGCGTCGGTGAACCCCCACAGAATGAGAGGGAGGAGGCTGCCAGCTACCCAGAGAGCGACGGCAGCCTCGCGCATGCGCTGGAGCACCGGCTTTTCAATCGGCATAGAGGTCGTACTTCGCGCGACGGACCGCGAGCGGGTTGGCGCGATCGTCCGAGAGAATCACCACGAGCGCCAGCAAGCAGAGCTGCCTGGCCCTGATCTCGGAGCCCGCAAACCCTTCGACGAGCAGGCACTCGGTCCACTCTCTGACGTCCTCCTCGAGTTGCCAGGCCCAGCGGTCGGGAATGCTCGGGTGCAGAGCAACGTTGCACCTGAAGAGGCGGCCGTCCTGTTCAATCGTCTTTCTGCTCTCCGGGGTATCCATTGATTCAGTCCAGCCTTCAAGGAAGGCATCGACGGCCGCGAGGTCCGCCAACGCCTCGTGCTCATCGCCGAGCGGGCGAGACACCTTGTTCTCATCGCCGGTTGGGCCGGTTGGCGAGCAAATATCCAACATCGTTTCTGCTCCTTCTTCCTTGAGAACCATTTGCGTCACCACCGCCCGCTGGGCGTCGGCGCGACGTGCTGATGAATGATGGGCGTGTGCGTCACATGCACCACCTGCGGCTGTGGGTGGGCCTCGTCCCAGATGGCCTGCAGCCGTCCGGAGGCGAAGGCCCGCCGGCGTCGCGCAAGACGCCAGCCCGCGTTGAAGCGGGAGCCGAGGAGGCCCTTCTCCGCCCGGACGTGGGCCATGAGCAGGATGGACCGCGTGACGAGGTCGCGGAGGTTTTCCACCGTGCGCTCCTCGTCCCGATAGAGGCGCTCCATGTCCTCGCGCGCATGGACCATCAGCCGGATCAGCACCTGCGGATCGAGGTCGTCGCGCAGCGCAACCCACGCCTGCCGGCAGAAGCGCGTTGCCGGCAGCAGCTGTGCCCGCCGCGCCAGGGTGAGGCGGTTCAGAACCTCAGTCATCGCGGCCGGCGATGTCGTCACGCCCTGGCTGCGCATCAGGTCATAGGTAGACAGAAAATCCGCGCAGAGCCGGCGATAGATGGCCGGATCGCC
The nucleotide sequence above comes from Xanthobacter flavus. Encoded proteins:
- a CDS encoding helix-turn-helix domain-containing protein yields the protein MLSYLREEPIDLPLSVLVYRTRGVRIRNARWRLKLTQRQLGEIIGVSRQTICVVETSGRMRMQTRRRLEKFLGLDLALLPEPPVEVEVSEEGGPGAAPAHGD